The proteins below are encoded in one region of Armatimonadota bacterium:
- a CDS encoding Spy/CpxP family protein refolding chaperone: protein MFKRGKVAVAAVAASVFLFGIAAQAQVRLARERPNITTRQQAVKERMQRARKSGQQSEAQALRVKQRAAVQGSLRGLIALPNPRVMQRAATALSLTDEQKEQIKQLYKQFTETTKPVRKQRIDALKAFATAFRDPKVGRAELDALAEPVLQAEKAIIEAQLDFWISLRGVLTPDQQAKLQAIVHRAGQAMRDRWVAGQQATEKSAR from the coding sequence TTTCTGTTTGGGATCGCTGCGCAGGCTCAGGTCCGGCTGGCGAGAGAGCGGCCGAATATCACTACCCGGCAGCAGGCCGTCAAGGAGAGGATGCAGCGGGCTCGGAAGTCCGGACAGCAGTCTGAGGCGCAGGCGCTTCGAGTGAAACAGCGCGCAGCAGTGCAGGGCAGTCTCCGCGGCCTGATCGCATTGCCGAATCCGAGGGTTATGCAGCGAGCGGCGACCGCATTGTCGCTGACTGACGAGCAGAAGGAGCAGATCAAACAGCTCTACAAGCAGTTTACGGAGACGACGAAGCCTGTCAGAAAGCAGAGAATCGATGCGCTCAAGGCATTTGCGACCGCCTTCCGCGATCCGAAGGTCGGCAGGGCGGAACTGGATGCGTTGGCTGAACCCGTTCTGCAGGCCGAGAAGGCGATCATCGAGGCCCAGTTGGACTTCTGGATTTCGCTCCGAGGGGTACTGACCCCGGATCAGCAGGCGAAGCTGCAGGCGATAGTCCATCGGGCCGGTCAAGCCATGCGGGACAGGTGGGTTGCTGGGCAGCAGGCGACTGAGAAGTCGGCGCGCTAG